The Procambarus clarkii isolate CNS0578487 chromosome 57, FALCON_Pclarkii_2.0, whole genome shotgun sequence genome has a segment encoding these proteins:
- the LOC123744961 gene encoding S-antigen protein-like, giving the protein MIKENGKRFQCLISQDKVSGDDKLEENSEAKEIELKRHPSAPPTHELIVVQSAADVSTETDARSNRRRRDQTDGREVKQTEAGSNRRTRGQTDEREIKQTEAGSNRRTRGQTDEREIKQMDAGSNRWTRGQTDGRGIKQTDGRSNRWTRGQTDGREVKQTDAGSNRWTRGQTDGREVKQTDAGSNRWTRGQTDGRGVKQTDAGSNRRTRDQTDGREVKQTNARSNRRRRDQTDGREVKQTDAGSNRWTRGQTDGREVKQTDAGSNRWTRGQTDGRGVKQTDARSNRWTRGQTDGRGVKQTDAGSNRRTRGQTDGRGVKQTDARSNRRTRGQTDGRGVKQTDARSNRRTRDQTDGRGIKQTDARSNRRTRDQTDGRGIKQTDAGSNRRTRGQTDGRGIKQTDAGSNRRTRGQTDGRGVKQTDAGSNRRTRGQTDGRGVKQTDAGSNRRTRGQTDGRKIKQTDAGSNRRTQDQTDGREVKQMDAGSNRRTRGQTDGREIKQMDAGSNRRTRDQTDGRGIKQTDARSNRRTRDQTDGRGIKQTDARSNRRTRDQTDGREIKQTDARSNRRTRDQTDGRGIKQMDGFVRACD; this is encoded by the exons ATGATCAAAGAAAATGGTAAACGTTTTCAATGCCTTATATCGCAAGATAAAGTGTCCGGCGATGACAAACTAGAAGAAAATAGTGAGGCCAAAGAAATAGAACTGAAACGGCATCCttcggctccacccacacatgagCTCATCGTGGTTCAGTCG GCCGCCGACGTCTCAACTGAGACGGACGCGAGGTCAAACAGACGGAGGCGGGATCAAACAGACGGACGCGAGGTCAAACAGACGGAGGCGGGATCAAACAGACGGACGCGAGGTCAAACAGACGAACGCGAGATCAAACAGACGGAGGCGGGATCAAACAGACGGACGCGAGGTCAAACAGACGAACGCGAGATCAAACAGATGGACGCGGGGTCAAACAGATGGACGCGGGGTCAAACAGACGGACGCGGGATCAAACAGACGGACGGGAGGTCAAACAGATGGACGCGGGGTCAAACAGACGGACGCGAGGTCAAACAGACGGACGCGGGGTCAAACAGATGGACGCGGGGTCAAACAGACGGACGCGAGGTCAAACAGACGGACGCGGGGTCAAACAGATGGACGCGAGGTCAAACAGACGGACGCGGGGTCAAACAGACGGACGCGGGATCAAACAGACGGACGCGGGATCAAACAGACGGACGCGAGGTCAAACAGACGAACGCGAGATCAAACAGACGGAGGCGGGATCAAACAGACGGACGCGAGGTCAAACAGACGGACGCGGGGTCAAACAGATGGACGCGGGGTCAAACAGACGGACGCGAGGTCAAACAGACGGACGCGGGGTCAAACAGATGGACGCGGGGTCAAACAGATGGACGCGGGGTCAAACAGACGGACGCGAGATCAAACAGATGGACGCGGGGTCAAACAGATGGACGCGGGGTCAAACAGACGGACGCGGGATCAAACAGACGGACGCGAGGTCAAACAGATGGACGCGGGGTCAAACAGACGGACGCGAGGTCAAACAGACGGACGCGGGGTCAAACAGATGGACGCGGGGTCAAACAGACGGACGCGAGGTCAAACAGACGGACGCGGGATCAAACAGACGGACGCGGGATCAAACAGACGGACGCGAGGTCAAACAGACGGACGCGGGATCAAACAGACGGACGCGGGATCAAACAGACGGACGCGGGGTCAAACAGACGGACGCGGGGTCAAACAGACGGACGCGGGATCAAACAGACGGACGCGGGATCAAACAGACGGACGCGAGGTCAAACAGATGGACGCGGGGTCAAACAGACGGACGCGGGATCAAACAGACGGACGCGAGGTCAAACAGACGGACGCGGGGTCAAACAGACGGACGCGGGGTCAAACAGACGGACGCGGGGTCAAACAGACGGACGCAAGATCAAACAGACGGACGCGGGGTCAAACAGACGGACGCAAGATCAAACAGATGGACGCGAGGTCAAACAGATGGACGCGGGGTCAAACAGACGGACGCGGGGTCAAACAGACGGACGCGAGATCAAACAGATGGACGCGGGATCAAACAGACGGACGCGAGATCAAACAGACGGACGCGGGATCAAACAGACGGACGCGAGATCAAACAGACGGACGCGAGATCAAACAGACGGACGCGGGATCAAACAGACGGACGCGAGATCAAACAGACGGACGCGGGATCAAACAGACGGACGCGAGATCAAACAGACGGACGCGAGATCAAACAGACGGACGCGAGATCAAACAGACGGACGCGGGATCAAACAGATGGACGGGTTCGTCAGGGCATGTGACTAA